In Flavobacterium sp. CS20, a single window of DNA contains:
- a CDS encoding endonuclease/exonuclease/phosphatase family protein — protein MRSVIYVGLMLFWVLTAWSQNTAKIMFYNLLDFPEAPPDNRELILKDIIDQVQPDVFMVAELQNQNGADLILNQALNDTQNIYVIAPFVFNTSGSGGTINQLLFYNTQKFGLELTDIIQTSLRDINRYQLKALTDQNQTNPIIIDFFVAHFKASQGDSNEQIRFDMALDFTNYINAHLSANANVILAGDFNFYTANESGFQQLFIGNTIIPMHDPVNQLGDWHINSTYSDVHSQSTRVSNSNFNGFGAGGGLDDRFDFIFVSGNFLDVNNQAHYIDGTYQVFGNNSNCFNKNVNDTTCSGIFSQNIRNLLWNMSDHLPVVMDLEFEQNFLNTIHFSDSSIFKLPEGNIVDNTLFLEISATHISEIKQLNIYNTLGQQMKTLDVLKSTMRISMDDLSNGIYILKANRGNALKFVVLH, from the coding sequence ATGCGAAGTGTGATATATGTTGGTTTGATGCTGTTTTGGGTTTTGACCGCTTGGTCTCAAAACACAGCTAAGATTATGTTTTACAATCTTTTAGATTTTCCTGAAGCACCACCTGATAATCGGGAATTGATTTTAAAAGATATAATAGACCAAGTGCAACCAGATGTGTTTATGGTTGCAGAACTACAAAACCAAAATGGAGCTGATCTAATTCTCAACCAAGCATTAAACGATACGCAAAATATTTATGTCATTGCACCTTTTGTTTTTAATACTTCGGGTAGTGGTGGTACGATTAATCAATTGCTGTTTTATAATACACAAAAATTTGGTTTAGAGTTAACGGATATCATTCAAACTTCGCTACGAGATATCAATCGATATCAGTTGAAAGCTTTGACGGATCAAAATCAAACCAACCCGATAATTATTGATTTTTTTGTAGCACATTTTAAAGCCAGTCAAGGTGATTCTAACGAGCAAATTCGTTTTGATATGGCTTTAGATTTTACTAATTATATCAATGCCCATTTAAGTGCAAATGCCAATGTGATTTTGGCTGGAGATTTTAATTTTTACACTGCCAATGAAAGTGGATTTCAGCAATTATTTATTGGAAATACAATTATACCTATGCACGATCCCGTCAATCAATTAGGCGATTGGCATATCAATTCTACATATTCTGATGTGCATTCACAAAGCACAAGAGTAAGCAACTCTAACTTTAACGGTTTTGGTGCTGGCGGTGGATTAGATGATCGTTTTGATTTTATATTTGTTTCTGGAAATTTTTTAGATGTCAACAACCAAGCCCATTATATTGATGGCACTTATCAAGTTTTTGGTAATAATAGTAATTGTTTTAATAAAAATGTAAACGATACAACTTGTTCAGGGATTTTTTCTCAAAACATCAGAAATTTACTTTGGAATATGAGTGATCACTTGCCTGTTGTGATGGATTTAGAATTTGAACAAAATTTTCTGAACACAATCCATTTTTCTGATTCAAGTATATTCAAATTACCCGAAGGCAATATTGTTGACAATACTTTATTTTTAGAAATTTCAGCCACTCATATATCTGAAATAAAACAGCTCAATATCTACAACACTCTTGGACAACAAATGAAAACATTAGACGTTTTGAAATCAACAATGCGCATTTCTATGGATGATTTGTCAAATGGCATTTATATTTTGAAAGCCAACCGAGGAAATGCTTTAAAATTTGTAGTCTTACATTGA